A genomic stretch from Desulfotignum balticum DSM 7044 includes:
- a CDS encoding protein-L-isoaspartate(D-aspartate) O-methyltransferase gives MNDEPKKFARWRQDMVERQIIARGVSDPLVIKAMTTVPRHLFVSEALMDTAYGDFPLPIGEGQTISQPYIIAEMTQSLGLKGSERVLEIGTGSGYQAAILAHIAYKVYTIERNPVLYRQTRQLFDRLKIHNIVTRYSDGTQGWKEQGPFDAIMVTAGGNQIPPPLVEQLAPGGRLVMPVGGHFTQDLIKLTRTDTGFHQENLGGCRFVKLIGQHGWNE, from the coding sequence ATGAATGACGAGCCCAAAAAATTCGCCCGGTGGCGCCAGGACATGGTGGAACGCCAGATCATTGCCAGAGGCGTATCCGATCCCCTGGTAATCAAAGCCATGACCACTGTTCCCCGGCATCTGTTCGTGAGCGAAGCCCTGATGGACACAGCCTATGGAGATTTTCCCCTGCCCATCGGCGAGGGTCAGACCATTTCCCAGCCCTATATTATTGCTGAAATGACCCAGAGCTTAGGATTGAAAGGATCGGAGCGGGTCCTGGAGATCGGCACCGGTTCCGGGTATCAGGCCGCCATCCTGGCCCACATTGCTTACAAGGTGTACACCATTGAGCGGAATCCGGTTCTGTACCGCCAGACCCGCCAGCTGTTTGACCGGCTTAAAATTCACAACATCGTGACAAGGTATTCCGACGGCACCCAGGGATGGAAAGAACAAGGTCCGTTTGACGCGATCATGGTGACGGCCGGTGGCAACCAGATCCCGCCGCCGCTGGTGGAGCAGCTGGCCCCGGGCGGTCGCCTGGTCATGCCCGTGGGCGGGCATTTCACCCAGGATCTGATCAAACTCACCCGCACCGATACCGGCTTTCACCAGGAGAACCTGGGGGGATGCCGGTTTGTCAAACTCATCGGCCAGCACGGTTGGAATGAATAA